Proteins encoded within one genomic window of Patescibacteria group bacterium:
- the dprA gene encoding DNA-processing protein DprA has translation MSKSNYTHNELLLLSGFYKIGPVGYQKLVASETDLIRCSASNLTQVGIKPQTAAEFIQFRDQFDVDYAREKLDECNVKTVAITDDEYPTMLKEITDPPYLLYVLGDTAVLNSVCLAVVGSRNHSHYGVAAVEKLIPDVVAHGITIVSGLAYGIDAKAHRMCVESEGKTVAVVGSGLDKLYPTDNQLLARDIIKTGGAIISEYPLGTAPLRQHFPARNRIISGISQATLVIECDIKSGAMITAHHAIDQNRDVLALPGTITSGFSAGPNRLIKMGAKLIESSQDIIENYNLSWSGNKNQLIAEPMKGHEQAVFELLSTDPVHIDQLIELSTLKSDEVGSALLFLEMKGLVRNIGAANYVRR, from the coding sequence ATGTCTAAATCAAATTATACCCATAACGAATTATTATTACTATCCGGTTTTTATAAAATTGGGCCGGTGGGATATCAAAAACTAGTAGCATCGGAGACAGATTTAATCAGATGTTCCGCGTCAAATCTTACTCAAGTGGGGATTAAGCCTCAGACCGCAGCTGAATTTATCCAATTTCGCGATCAGTTTGATGTAGATTACGCTCGCGAAAAATTAGATGAGTGTAACGTCAAAACGGTGGCGATTACCGATGATGAGTATCCGACAATGCTTAAAGAAATTACCGATCCGCCTTACCTACTTTACGTGTTAGGTGATACCGCGGTGTTAAATTCGGTTTGTTTGGCGGTGGTAGGCAGTCGCAATCATTCGCATTATGGCGTGGCGGCGGTAGAGAAATTAATACCCGATGTGGTGGCGCACGGCATCACCATTGTTTCCGGTCTGGCTTACGGCATAGATGCCAAGGCGCACCGAATGTGTGTTGAATCCGAGGGCAAAACAGTTGCAGTGGTGGGGTCCGGACTAGACAAACTGTACCCCACCGACAATCAGTTACTGGCGCGTGACATTATTAAAACAGGCGGCGCCATTATCTCCGAATATCCGCTGGGCACCGCTCCCTTGCGCCAACATTTTCCGGCACGAAATCGAATAATCTCAGGAATTTCTCAAGCCACGTTGGTAATTGAATGTGATATCAAAAGCGGCGCCATGATTACTGCTCACCACGCTATCGACCAAAATAGGGATGTTTTGGCGTTGCCGGGCACTATTACCAGCGGGTTTTCAGCCGGACCGAATAGGTTAATTAAAATGGGTGCAAAGTTAATAGAGAGTTCGCAGGATATTATCGAGAATTATAATTTATCATGGTCGGGCAATAAAAATCAGTTGATCGCAGAGCCGATGAAGGGGCACGAACAGGCGGTTTTTGAATTACTATCAACCGACCCGGTTCATATTGACCAATTGATAGAATTATCTACACTAAAAAGTGATGAGGTAGGTTCTGCCTTGCTTTTTTTGGAGATGAAAGGCCTGGTGCGCAACATCGGCGCAGCAAATTATGTTCGGCGATAA
- the topA gene encoding type I DNA topoisomerase, whose translation MSKQLMIVESPAKAKTITKFLGSGFKVMASYGHVRDLPTKGLGIDVDHNFEPTYVVPPKAKSVIIALQKELKDSEGLYLATDLDREGEAISWHLEQVLKTKLPAKRITFHEISKSAIDDAIKHSRQIDANLVEAQTARRVLDRLVGYTLSPFLWQKVAARLSAGRVQSVTVRLVVEKEREIQAFKAVEYWSVIAVLNKKGDSIQFNADLVAIDDKTIGRTALSEKQAKSVESTLKSASYKITQIDKKEVFKSPPPPYTTSTLQQEANRKLGWSAKRTMTVAQHLYEDGFITYMRTDSVQMAKSAINEARDVAKNSFGAEFVPTNPRFFANRTKGAQEAHEAIRPVHFSSDPDQLKKELDAGAIRLYELIWKRALASQMADAKFERTAVNIAAANCMFRANGQIPLFLGYLKVYIETKAEAEEEIEGVLPKLLEGDLLHLNDLLVEQHFTEPPARYTEASLVKMLEELEIGRPSTYAPTLETIQNRGYVVLEEKKFIPTDIGMLVTDLLVEHFASIVDYQFTAELEEKLDDIAEGKRQRVQVLSEFYTPYSKLLKQKSKELKKDEIMQEETDQKCPKCGKNLVIKTGRFGRFYSCSGYPDCDYTDKIAKSGKPAVEPKTIGRKCPDCGEDLVERVGRFGVFVGCSSFPKCKFIESKPSAKIKAKCPLCDSPLVEKRTKKAKLFWGCSTYPKCDYATWNNPDTTPPTLENGGNSKKSE comes from the coding sequence TTGTCAAAACAATTAATGATCGTGGAATCGCCGGCTAAGGCCAAAACAATTACTAAATTTTTAGGTAGTGGGTTTAAAGTGATGGCATCGTACGGCCACGTACGTGATTTGCCAACCAAAGGTCTGGGTATAGACGTTGACCATAACTTTGAGCCAACCTATGTTGTCCCTCCCAAAGCCAAATCAGTGATTATCGCGTTACAAAAAGAGCTCAAAGACAGTGAGGGATTGTATTTGGCCACTGACTTGGATAGAGAAGGAGAAGCGATTTCTTGGCATTTGGAACAGGTATTAAAGACCAAATTGCCCGCTAAGCGTATTACATTTCATGAAATTAGCAAAAGTGCCATTGACGATGCGATTAAGCATTCCCGTCAAATTGACGCCAACTTGGTAGAGGCGCAAACCGCTCGCAGAGTGTTAGACCGATTGGTCGGTTACACTCTGTCTCCATTTTTATGGCAAAAAGTGGCCGCGCGCCTGTCTGCCGGGCGGGTACAATCGGTAACGGTGCGGTTAGTGGTGGAAAAAGAGCGCGAAATTCAAGCGTTTAAGGCAGTAGAATATTGGTCTGTGATTGCCGTTTTGAATAAAAAGGGTGATTCAATCCAATTTAATGCCGATTTAGTAGCGATTGATGACAAAACGATCGGACGCACAGCGCTATCCGAAAAACAGGCAAAGTCGGTAGAGTCAACGCTTAAATCTGCTAGTTATAAAATTACTCAAATTGATAAAAAAGAGGTATTCAAATCACCGCCACCGCCATACACCACTAGTACGTTGCAACAAGAGGCAAACCGTAAATTGGGCTGGTCGGCCAAGCGAACCATGACCGTGGCGCAGCATTTATACGAAGATGGTTTTATCACCTATATGCGTACCGATTCGGTGCAAATGGCAAAGTCGGCCATTAATGAGGCTCGCGATGTGGCAAAAAATAGCTTTGGAGCAGAATTTGTGCCCACAAATCCGCGGTTCTTTGCCAATCGTACCAAAGGCGCGCAAGAAGCTCACGAGGCAATTCGGCCGGTACATTTTTCTTCCGATCCTGATCAGCTTAAAAAAGAATTGGATGCCGGGGCAATTCGTTTGTATGAACTAATTTGGAAGCGTGCTTTAGCCAGTCAGATGGCAGACGCCAAGTTTGAGCGCACCGCGGTAAATATTGCAGCGGCAAATTGTATGTTTAGGGCAAACGGGCAAATTCCACTATTCCTCGGTTATCTTAAGGTCTATATCGAAACCAAGGCCGAAGCCGAAGAAGAGATTGAAGGGGTTTTGCCAAAACTACTGGAAGGCGATTTATTGCATTTGAATGATCTGTTAGTTGAACAGCACTTTACCGAGCCTCCGGCGCGGTACACCGAAGCCAGCTTGGTCAAAATGCTGGAAGAGTTAGAGATCGGGCGGCCATCAACCTATGCGCCTACGCTGGAGACTATCCAGAATAGGGGATACGTGGTGCTGGAGGAGAAAAAATTTATCCCCACCGACATTGGTATGTTGGTCACAGATTTATTGGTGGAGCATTTTGCCTCAATCGTCGATTATCAATTTACCGCCGAGCTTGAGGAAAAGTTAGATGATATCGCCGAAGGCAAGCGTCAACGAGTTCAAGTTTTGTCCGAATTCTATACTCCGTACTCAAAATTGCTTAAGCAAAAGAGCAAAGAGCTGAAAAAAGACGAAATCATGCAAGAGGAAACTGACCAAAAATGCCCTAAGTGCGGCAAGAATTTGGTAATTAAAACCGGACGCTTTGGCCGTTTTTACTCTTGCTCCGGATATCCTGATTGCGACTATACTGATAAAATCGCCAAGTCTGGCAAACCGGCGGTTGAGCCTAAAACCATTGGCCGTAAATGTCCGGATTGCGGGGAGGATTTAGTTGAGCGTGTTGGTCGGTTTGGCGTTTTTGTCGGATGTAGCAGTTTTCCAAAATGCAAATTTATTGAAAGTAAACCATCGGCTAAAATTAAAGCCAAATGTCCACTTTGCGATAGTCCGTTAGTCGAAAAGCGCACCAAAAAAGCCAAATTGTTTTGGGGCTGCTCAACCTATCCAAAGTGTGATTACGCCACATGGAACAACCCTGATACGACTCCACCGACACTGGAGAATGGCGGGAATAGCAAAAAAAGTGAATAA
- the recR gene encoding recombination mediator RecR — MKNLLPKSIDELVDQLSRLPGIGPKSASRLAFALMQRSNESVEHLAQAILMIKKDLRYCSKCYLITDKPDLCVVCQNDNRDQSIICVVEESLDVVAIESSHGFNGTYHVLGGVISPIDGVGPEQLTIAALAARIGSSPQVKEIIIATNPTLEGEATSMYLCEQLKPFKIKISRIARGLPSGGDLEYADEVTLLRALEGRQVV, encoded by the coding sequence ATGAAAAATCTTTTACCCAAATCAATTGACGAGCTAGTTGACCAGCTATCGCGGCTGCCCGGCATCGGCCCGAAATCGGCCAGCCGGCTAGCGTTTGCGTTGATGCAACGGTCAAATGAATCTGTGGAGCATCTGGCTCAAGCAATTTTAATGATCAAAAAAGATTTGCGCTACTGTTCAAAATGCTATCTAATTACAGACAAGCCGGATTTATGTGTGGTTTGTCAAAACGATAATCGGGATCAATCGATTATCTGTGTGGTTGAAGAATCGCTAGACGTGGTGGCAATCGAATCTAGCCACGGATTTAACGGAACGTATCATGTTTTAGGCGGGGTGATATCACCAATAGACGGTGTGGGGCCGGAGCAGCTGACTATCGCAGCGCTAGCAGCACGAATTGGCAGTTCTCCACAGGTTAAAGAAATCATCATCGCCACCAATCCCACGCTTGAAGGAGAGGCGACATCAATGTATTTGTGTGAACAATTAAAACCATTTAAGATAAAAATAAGCCGAATTGCGCGCGGCTTGCCAAGTGGCGGAGATTTGGAATATGCTGATGAAGTAACACTTTTAAGAGCGTTAGAAGGTAGACAGGTAGTATAA
- a CDS encoding aquaporin, with translation MLEKDLWKKLVAEFVGGFILTSAIVFPSIALHDAGIGAFLFIMFTAGLGMAMVVWLFRDISGGHANPVITFAMMLMRKVSVVTGVFYWIAQLAGAVVATYYAAGMFKIGSLTTADLSGYGVAMPVTGYKDIQASLAEAFGVFILVSAVLAVIHIKDKVQAGLVIGSALLIAVVMTVAVSGGALNPAREFGPMLLTKSIYKDTFLWIYLVAPMVGALVAVLVHMIINEKISLLITLPKARTLEHQSSDDAK, from the coding sequence ATGTTAGAAAAAGACTTGTGGAAAAAGCTGGTCGCAGAGTTTGTCGGTGGGTTCATTTTAACCTCGGCAATCGTTTTTCCGAGCATCGCTTTGCATGACGCGGGCATTGGGGCGTTTTTGTTCATTATGTTTACAGCTGGCCTAGGTATGGCAATGGTTGTATGGTTGTTTCGTGACATCAGTGGTGGCCACGCCAACCCCGTTATCACCTTTGCAATGATGTTAATGCGCAAGGTAAGTGTAGTTACCGGAGTATTTTATTGGATTGCACAACTTGCTGGCGCGGTTGTAGCAACCTATTACGCGGCTGGAATGTTTAAGATTGGCAGTTTGACTACCGCAGATTTGAGCGGTTATGGTGTGGCTATGCCGGTAACCGGATATAAAGACATTCAAGCATCGTTAGCCGAAGCATTTGGCGTTTTCATTTTGGTTTCGGCAGTGCTAGCGGTAATACACATCAAAGACAAAGTTCAAGCTGGTTTAGTAATTGGCTCCGCTTTGTTAATTGCCGTGGTAATGACTGTGGCTGTTTCCGGTGGTGCACTTAACCCAGCCAGAGAATTTGGTCCAATGCTACTAACCAAATCTATCTACAAAGATACTTTCTTGTGGATCTACCTGGTAGCCCCAATGGTAGGAGCGCTGGTTGCGGTCTTGGTACATATGATTATCAACGAAAAAATTTCCTTGTTAATCACTTTGCCAAAAGCCAGAACATTAGAGCATCAATCATCTGACGACGCTAAATAA
- a CDS encoding tRNA-dihydrouridine synthase, with the protein MIKKPFAKSNLPLIGLSPMAGYTDSAYRTICRELGADFVVTELISADGVIQNYASLGRVSKTLRLMRFSAKERPIFIQLFGADPEKMKLAAQIIAKELKPDGIDINMGCPAHKVVCSGHGSALMKNPALAAEIVKSVKEGSGLPVSVKTRLGWSDSSNLNQFVVSLANAGADMIAIHGRTYEQGFSGKADYEPIYEAKKLVSIPVLGNGDIWSAGDALDKIGNLDGLLIGRGAVGNPWIFAEVKEALTTKQVVNHPINWQKRFELLKTHVELKYQQDGKIGIVEMRKILPAYLKGLPNAAKYRQNINSINTVEDVKKLISEILGS; encoded by the coding sequence GTGATTAAAAAACCATTCGCCAAATCAAATTTGCCGTTAATCGGTTTGTCGCCGATGGCGGGTTACACCGATTCTGCGTATCGTACTATCTGCCGCGAACTAGGGGCAGATTTTGTGGTAACGGAACTTATTTCGGCTGATGGGGTAATTCAAAACTACGCTAGCCTTGGTCGTGTGTCAAAAACGCTCCGACTGATGCGGTTTTCCGCCAAAGAGCGCCCAATATTTATTCAACTTTTTGGTGCAGATCCGGAAAAGATGAAATTAGCGGCTCAGATCATCGCTAAAGAGCTAAAACCAGACGGAATCGACATCAATATGGGGTGTCCGGCGCACAAAGTAGTGTGCAGTGGTCATGGTTCGGCGTTAATGAAAAATCCTGCTTTAGCCGCAGAAATCGTCAAAAGTGTCAAAGAGGGGAGCGGACTGCCGGTTAGTGTCAAAACGCGGCTTGGGTGGTCTGATTCATCTAACTTAAATCAGTTTGTGGTTAGCTTAGCCAACGCGGGGGCCGATATGATTGCCATTCATGGGCGTACCTATGAGCAAGGTTTTAGTGGCAAAGCAGATTATGAGCCAATTTATGAGGCCAAGAAATTGGTCAGTATTCCCGTTTTGGGCAATGGTGATATCTGGTCAGCCGGGGACGCACTAGACAAAATCGGTAATTTAGATGGGCTGCTAATTGGTAGGGGAGCGGTGGGGAATCCATGGATTTTTGCAGAGGTAAAAGAGGCGTTAACCACGAAACAGGTGGTTAATCACCCAATAAACTGGCAAAAAAGATTCGAACTACTAAAAACGCATGTAGAGCTAAAGTATCAGCAAGATGGAAAAATTGGCATTGTTGAAATGCGAAAAATTCTACCAGCTTACCTCAAAGGATTACCTAATGCGGCAAAATATCGTCAAAACATCAATTCGATCAATACCGTAGAAGATGTTAAAAAACTAATATCAGAGATACTGGGCTCTTGA
- a CDS encoding IMCp domain-containing protein: MKFLWIAAILLCADMATAQATYDRGVVRSHPARSAGLSPDGQSMTNFAKEGIFGIMLRDFFGFNDKDVSEAKVKAAAGNFTLWQLAPGSRFDDMCGGTPIKSVGPGRTAFWLEYYRLEVSSGKVARFVTICANGIKLSKEGTQIKPHAVVVTRDVPRDVIRDVPGENVYVFQYEERVVEVPGPERVEYIDRPILVPVAPLYGEGPRTVGSHVVQTYPVAFVGYTFRSSDRAKCRPQPRPRPRPTPPGCTPGVIPPGPPIRIGPPNPQDPNQGLGPAPPIRR, encoded by the coding sequence ATGAAGTTCCTGTGGATTGCCGCTATCCTGCTCTGCGCCGACATGGCGACAGCGCAGGCGACGTATGATCGCGGTGTGGTCCGGTCGCACCCGGCCCGATCGGCTGGGCTGTCGCCGGACGGGCAGTCGATGACGAATTTCGCCAAGGAAGGCATATTCGGCATCATGCTGCGCGACTTCTTCGGTTTCAATGACAAGGATGTCAGCGAAGCCAAGGTCAAAGCCGCAGCGGGCAATTTCACGCTGTGGCAGCTAGCTCCTGGTAGTCGGTTCGACGACATGTGTGGGGGAACCCCCATCAAGTCGGTCGGACCGGGACGCACGGCGTTCTGGTTAGAGTACTATCGTCTCGAGGTTAGTTCGGGCAAGGTTGCCCGATTCGTGACGATCTGCGCTAACGGGATCAAGCTGTCCAAGGAAGGCACTCAGATCAAGCCGCACGCCGTAGTGGTTACTCGGGACGTCCCGCGCGACGTCATTCGAGACGTTCCCGGTGAGAACGTTTACGTGTTCCAGTACGAGGAACGAGTCGTCGAGGTGCCCGGCCCAGAACGGGTTGAGTACATCGACAGGCCGATTCTCGTTCCGGTGGCACCTCTGTACGGCGAGGGGCCGCGGACGGTAGGGTCGCACGTGGTGCAGACCTATCCCGTGGCGTTTGTCGGCTACACGTTCCGATCATCTGATCGGGCGAAATGCCGGCCACAGCCGAGGCCACGGCCAAGGCCAACCCCGCCGGGCTGTACGCCCGGAGTAATTCCACCCGGGCCACCAATACGGATTGGCCCACCCAACCCCCAAGACCCGAACCAGGGCTTGGGACCGGCTCCTCCGATACGGAGGTAG
- a CDS encoding DUF11 domain-containing protein, producing the protein MMNIIQKSKKYIGLAAIALTVVGSSLVSPLTHAGNPVFNQMQGDKEQLVGRTQDQSAYSNPVTATTQDRVTVAIYIHNSGGSTAANTVVKLSEINAGNTQSHQLVSSISADGVDPVTATIVNGQVVGHSNLTINLDKSATMTYVNGSTAWYPNFGSNPNEPGIVMPDGIMSANGINLGSVESCWDHVGYVLADFVFTSTPTVANLQTEKWVAVYGGNNQWVKENTALVGDQLRYQIYYNNNGGVVATNATITDRLPDGVSYQANSVTKRVKDVNNNDVDIDIPDSQLTISGQNITIPVGNVLPGQGNSGYVYLRVKVNNLSVGTHTLTNNADLVATNAAMVSASALTKVTVSETPVSDVRILKEVVNTSVSGSRWVKENTAKPGDHLQYRLTVYNQGNAGADNVVVKDVLPQHISYVAGSTKIYNVTDPNNGTTLADGIVGNGINIGTVNSGVPNGNKYIVFDAIVSTNITAGNHDLINTASVWLNSMKKYEDTAKTTVTAETGLLLTKEVWSANTGQWVGRLENVRPGDYVLYRIQVRNTGSTTVNNPVIKDILPANVDYISGSTLMDGSAVVDDAWITAGTGIHIANVTAGNFKTITLKVKVQSCPPGGTYTLTNTATVIADGLDLKTATADIVVTAGPPALPR; encoded by the coding sequence ATGATGAATATCATTCAAAAATCCAAAAAATATATCGGATTAGCCGCTATTGCTTTGACAGTAGTTGGTTCATCTTTGGTGTCTCCATTAACTCACGCCGGAAATCCGGTGTTTAACCAAATGCAAGGGGACAAAGAACAGCTAGTTGGTCGTACTCAGGACCAATCAGCTTACTCTAACCCGGTCACCGCTACTACTCAAGATAGAGTAACAGTAGCTATTTATATTCATAATAGTGGTGGCTCAACCGCCGCTAACACTGTGGTTAAGTTATCCGAAATTAATGCCGGAAACACTCAATCACATCAATTAGTATCGTCTATTAGTGCCGATGGGGTTGATCCTGTAACTGCGACGATCGTAAATGGACAGGTGGTTGGTCATTCAAATTTGACTATCAACTTAGATAAATCCGCTACCATGACCTATGTTAACGGTTCTACCGCTTGGTATCCAAACTTTGGTTCGAATCCTAACGAGCCCGGTATCGTAATGCCAGATGGTATTATGAGCGCAAATGGCATTAACCTGGGTTCAGTTGAATCTTGTTGGGATCATGTTGGGTACGTGTTGGCTGATTTTGTCTTCACCTCTACTCCAACTGTGGCCAATTTACAGACCGAAAAATGGGTTGCGGTTTATGGTGGTAATAATCAGTGGGTGAAGGAAAATACCGCTTTAGTTGGCGATCAATTACGTTATCAGATTTATTACAATAACAACGGTGGCGTGGTTGCTACTAATGCTACCATTACCGATCGTTTGCCAGATGGTGTTTCTTATCAAGCTAACTCTGTTACAAAACGAGTTAAAGATGTAAATAACAACGATGTTGATATTGACATCCCCGATAGTCAGCTAACCATTTCTGGCCAAAATATTACCATTCCGGTAGGCAACGTGTTGCCTGGCCAAGGTAATTCCGGTTATGTTTATTTGCGAGTCAAAGTGAATAACTTGTCTGTTGGTACGCATACCTTAACTAATAACGCCGACTTGGTGGCTACTAACGCTGCGATGGTTTCGGCCAGTGCCTTAACCAAGGTAACGGTGTCCGAAACTCCGGTTTCAGACGTGCGTATTCTAAAAGAAGTGGTAAACACCTCTGTTTCCGGTTCACGATGGGTAAAAGAAAACACCGCCAAACCCGGTGATCATTTGCAGTATCGTTTGACCGTGTACAATCAAGGTAACGCTGGTGCAGACAACGTGGTGGTTAAAGATGTTTTGCCACAGCATATTTCTTATGTTGCGGGTTCAACAAAAATTTATAATGTAACTGATCCTAATAACGGTACCACGTTAGCCGATGGTATTGTGGGCAACGGTATCAACATTGGTACGGTTAACAGTGGCGTGCCTAACGGCAACAAATATATTGTTTTTGACGCTATTGTGTCAACCAATATCACAGCCGGTAATCACGATTTAATCAACACTGCTTCAGTATGGTTAAATAGTATGAAAAAGTATGAAGATACTGCCAAAACAACCGTTACTGCCGAAACCGGATTACTGTTGACTAAAGAAGTTTGGAGCGCTAACACCGGTCAGTGGGTTGGTCGTCTTGAAAACGTCCGCCCGGGAGACTATGTGTTGTATCGTATTCAAGTACGCAATACCGGTTCAACCACGGTAAACAACCCGGTAATTAAAGATATTTTACCGGCCAATGTTGACTATATTTCCGGATCAACGTTAATGGACGGCTCTGCCGTTGTGGACGATGCTTGGATTACCGCGGGTACCGGCATTCATATTGCCAACGTGACCGCTGGTAACTTTAAAACCATCACTCTAAAAGTGAAGGTGCAAAGTTGTCCTCCTGGTGGAACTTACACTCTAACTAACACTGCCACGGTCATTGCCGATGGGTTAGACTTAAAAACCGCTACCGCTGACATAGTTGTAACTGCTGGTCCTCCAGCACTACCACGGTAA
- the prfB gene encoding peptide chain release factor 2, with translation MDDLVKRIEQLKQTLSIDQKQIRVDQLNVELQNGDVWQNPDEASQMSQELADLKNQIDQWQTVYEMVMAGDSSDREYLENQLHELELVTYLNQPHDSADAILSVHAGTGGVEAMDWALMLLRMYLRYAEKKGWRVETLEKTDAEEAGIKSATIRIKTANAYGFMRGEAGVHRLVRLSPFNAQHLRQTSFALVEVVPEIIKTKLDIPDKDLRIDVYRASGHGGQGVNTTDSAVRITHIPTNIVVTCQNERSQMQNKESAMRILQSRLLLMMEKEDATELNKLKPQVQGSWGNQIRSYVMQPYTMVKDHRTEVETSDVGAVLDGDLDRFIQAELVLQ, from the coding sequence ATGGACGATTTAGTCAAACGTATTGAACAACTCAAACAAACCTTAAGCATTGACCAAAAACAAATTCGGGTTGATCAGCTTAACGTAGAGCTACAAAATGGCGATGTTTGGCAGAATCCAGATGAAGCAAGCCAGATGTCTCAAGAATTAGCGGATCTTAAAAATCAAATTGACCAATGGCAGACTGTTTATGAAATGGTGATGGCGGGGGATTCGTCTGACCGAGAGTATTTGGAAAACCAGCTACACGAGCTTGAGCTGGTTACATATCTTAACCAGCCCCATGACAGCGCCGATGCCATTTTATCCGTCCACGCGGGCACAGGTGGGGTAGAGGCGATGGACTGGGCGTTGATGTTGCTTCGAATGTATCTGCGCTACGCGGAAAAAAAGGGATGGCGAGTAGAAACACTGGAAAAAACCGACGCCGAAGAAGCAGGTATTAAAAGTGCAACTATCAGAATTAAAACAGCCAACGCTTATGGATTTATGCGCGGCGAGGCCGGAGTACATCGTCTGGTGCGTCTTTCGCCATTTAATGCACAGCATTTACGTCAAACCTCATTTGCCTTAGTTGAAGTTGTACCCGAAATAATCAAAACTAAATTAGACATTCCAGATAAAGATTTACGCATCGATGTCTATCGCGCTTCCGGGCATGGTGGTCAAGGTGTGAACACCACCGATTCCGCGGTCCGCATTACTCACATCCCCACAAATATTGTGGTGACGTGCCAAAATGAACGCAGCCAAATGCAAAATAAAGAAAGTGCGATGCGCATTTTGCAATCGCGGTTGCTGCTGATGATGGAGAAAGAAGACGCCACCGAACTAAACAAGCTGAAACCGCAGGTGCAAGGATCGTGGGGGAATCAAATTCGCAGCTATGTAATGCAGCCATATACTATGGTTAAAGATCATCGTACCGAGGTAGAAACAAGCGATGTGGGTGCGGTGTTAGATGGCGATCTGGATCGTTTCATTCAAGCAGAATTGGTTCTACAATAA
- a CDS encoding YbaB/EbfC family nucleoid-associated protein, with protein MFDKAKQLYDLQKQARAIQKELKDTEIEAVSATGKVKVRFNGEQHILGVEIDESLVAEGQKREVEKAIQQVVAEAIAKSQTVAAEKMKAIAGNLNIPGLS; from the coding sequence ATGTTTGATAAAGCAAAACAGTTGTATGATCTGCAAAAACAGGCCCGGGCAATTCAAAAAGAGCTAAAAGATACCGAAATTGAGGCGGTTTCGGCAACCGGTAAAGTAAAAGTGCGTTTTAACGGCGAACAGCACATTTTGGGTGTGGAAATCGACGAGTCTTTAGTTGCCGAGGGTCAAAAACGGGAAGTGGAAAAAGCGATTCAACAGGTTGTGGCAGAAGCCATCGCCAAATCGCAAACAGTGGCTGCCGAGAAGATGAAAGCAATCGCGGGTAACCTCAATATTCCCGGATTATCATAA
- the pth gene encoding aminoacyl-tRNA hydrolase, with protein sequence MKNIHLYVGLGNPDKKYQLTRHNIGFRVIDALVDRLHYEKPDHAHGAEIWLHQNLAGDKIILAKPMTYMNNSGEAVLELMRFFKIGEDDLTVIQDDIDLDLGLIRTRVGGGTGGHNGIASIQNLLGHEHFKRIKLGIGRPEHQGEVEKYVLSDFEADETAVAQKMIDSSADYVLKLVNQEVEFSEETIKPN encoded by the coding sequence ATGAAAAACATCCACCTTTACGTCGGATTAGGCAATCCGGATAAAAAATATCAATTAACGCGTCATAATATTGGATTTAGGGTGATAGATGCGTTGGTTGATCGTTTGCATTATGAAAAACCCGATCATGCGCACGGGGCGGAAATTTGGTTACATCAAAACTTGGCTGGCGATAAAATTATTTTGGCCAAACCAATGACTTATATGAACAATTCCGGCGAAGCGGTGCTAGAGTTAATGCGATTTTTCAAAATCGGTGAAGATGATCTAACGGTAATTCAAGATGATATCGATCTGGATTTGGGATTAATTCGCACCCGAGTTGGTGGGGGAACCGGTGGGCATAACGGCATCGCGTCAATTCAAAATCTATTGGGTCACGAGCATTTTAAGCGCATTAAGCTTGGGATTGGCCGGCCGGAACATCAAGGCGAGGTAGAGAAATACGTATTGTCGGATTTCGAAGCAGATGAAACAGCAGTCGCTCAGAAAATGATTGACAGCTCGGCTGATTATGTGCTAAAATTAGTCAATCAAGAAGTAGAATTCAGCGAAGAAACAATCAAGCCGAATTAA